The genomic interval AACCGGACTTGTGGATCTCACATCCGGCTCTTCGGGACACCGGGTCGGGGCTTCACGAGCCCTTATGCCGGTGCCGGGGCTTGCGCCCCCGCAGCTATCCCAGTTCCAGCTCCAGAGGGAGCTGTACCGGGGCGAGCTCTCGCGCCCACCTTTGACGGCGCCACGCTTCAAGCGAGAACAGCCCCCGTTTCTCGAAGTATTCGTTCCGGAGGCTTTTCTGCACCGCCGCAGTTCGGCTCAGGTCCCAGAGGCGTCGTCGCCCCTCGTAGACCGTGCGCCAGGCCTTCTTCAGTGGACACCCGAGCTTGATGAGTCGGCGCGCGATCGCGCGCTTGCTCCGCCAGTGCTTCAGCAGCACCGCGCGGAGTCGGCGCCTGATGTGGGCGTCCAGATTTCGTAGCGTTCGTTCCGCTGTCTCTCGGTCACGATCCAAAGAACCCGATCCAGCCTTTAGGTACACGTTCAGTTCCCGCAGCGTCGTCCACAGCGACTGCCCCGGTTCCGACGCGTCTTGCCGCGGATCTTCTCGTCCACGCGTTCTTTCGAACGCTTCGACAAGTCCACCTCCACGGTCCCGTCCTCAGGCTCGCGCCTGAGCCGGAACCCCAGGAAGTGCCGTTTCCCCTGATTTCGCCACGGCGCTCTTGGCCAGGTTCACCTTCAGCCGGAGCTTGCGCTCGATGGAAGTCCCTGACGTTGGCCATCACCCTTTCGCCTGCCCGTTGACTGCGAACATAGATGTTCTGGTCATCGGCATAGCGTACAAGCGGTGTCCTCGTCTCGAGCTCCCAGTCAGGCTCGTCGAGCACGATGTTCGACAGCAGCGGCGAAAGCGGCCCGCCCTGCGGCGTCCCCTCTTCCGTCGTCACCACCACTCCGTCCGGCATCACCACCCGCGCTTTCAGCATCCGTCCGATCAGCTCGATCAGCCGGTGATCCTTCACCAGCATTCCCAGCCGGGCCAACAATCGCTCCCAGTGAACCCGATCGAAGAACTTGTCCAGATCCAGGTCCACCACGATCTCGTAGCCCTCCTCCAGATGCCGCTTCGCTTCGGCGATCGCCGTGTGACAGCTCCTGCCCGGCCGGAAGCCATGGCTACTCGGGTGAAACGTCGGCTCGTAATACGGACTGAGCACCTGCGCCACGGCCTGCTGCACGATCCGATCGATCACGTTCGGGATGCCAAGGCCCCTTTCGCCGCCTTCCCGTCTTCGGGATCCATACCCTCCGGATGTCTCCCGGTCGGTATTCCCCGTCCTCAGTTCGCGGCTCCAGCACCGGCACGATGGCATCCAGGCGCTGCTGCACCTGCTCCACCGTCTGCCGGTCGGTCCCGGGCGCCGTCGTTCGACGCCACTCTCCGAAACGCTTCCATCAGGTTCTCTTCTCGCGCCACCTCCTCGATCGTCATCGCGGGCAGGGCTCTTCCTGTCGTGCTCCTCGACTTCGGCACCGCGCACGGTTGAGGCTGGGGTCGGCCCCGGTCCCTCCCGCCGTCGTCCCCTTTCGGGCTCTCGGCTGTCTCGAGGATCAGTTCAAGCTGCTCTGCCTCTTCTCTGGCCGTGGTCCCCTTCCCTCCCCGCGCGCTCTCCCGCGCGGTTGAGGCCGCCTTTCGACGGCTTTCCGGTACAACGAGACCATCCGACTCCTCTCGTCCCTTCGTCATCTCGTTCTTTCGTTCTCGATGGCTACCGCCCATCCGAATCGGATGCACGGAGGCCGAGAGGTCTCCCCGGGTAAGGGTCACGGAACTTCCCCCGGACCACCGTCGTCTCTACTCATTCCCGCCAACGGATATTGGGCGTCGCATGCTGATGGTCAGCTTACCCACGGGCCTTAAGCCTCACAGACGCTTCGCTCTACGCTCAGTGCCGGGTTCCACCTCAGGCTTCCATCGGACGCCTTCTCCTCTCGTTGAACGACGCCCCTGCCTCCTCGGTGCTGGGTTCCCTCCGTCAGGGCCCCAAGAGGACTTCCACCTCCTGTTCCGCGCCCATGCCGGGCGCACGTCGGGTAGCCAGGGGAGGTTGCCCTCCCCCAGCTCCCACGGAACCGGACTTGTGGATCTCACATCCGGCTCTTCGGGACACCGGGGTCGGGGCCGAAGCCCTTATGCCGGTGCCAGGGCTTGCGCCCCCGCAGCTATCCCAGTTCCAGCCCCAGATTGAGCTGTACCGGGGCGAGCTCTCGTGCCCACCTCTGTCCGTGCCATGCCGTCAGCGAGAACAGTCCCCGCTTTTCGAAGTATTCGTTTCGGAGACTCTTCTGCACCGCCGCAGTTCGGCTCAGGTCCCAGAGGCGTCGTCGCCCCTCGTAGACCGTTCGCCAGGCCTTCTTCGGTGGACACCCGAGCTTGATGAGTCGGCGCGCGATCGAGCGCTTGCTCCGCCAGTGCTTCAGCAGCACCGCACGGAGTCGGCGCCTGATGTGGGCATCCAGATTTCGTAGCGTTCGTTCCGCTGTCTCTCCGGTCACGATCCAGAAGAACCCGATCCAGCCTTTAAGGTACTCGTTCAGCTCCCGCAGCGTCGCCCACAGCGACTGCCCCCGGTTCCGTCGCGTCTTGTGGCGGATCTTCTCGTCCACGCGTTCCTTCGAACGCTTCGACAAGTCCACCTCCACGGCCCCGTCCTCAGGATCGCGCCTGAGCCGGAACCCTAGAAAGTGCCGCTCCTCTGGTTTCGCCACGGCGCTCTTGGCCAGGTTTACCTTCAGCCGAAGCTTGCGCTCGATGAAGTCCCTGACGTTGGCCATCACCCTTTCGCCTGCCCGCTGACTGCGAACATAGATGTTCTGGTCATCGGCATAGCGCACGAAGCGGTGTCCTCGTCTCGAAAGCTCCCAGTCGAGCTCGTCGAGCACGATGTTCGACAGCAGCGGCGAGAGCGGCCCGCCCTGTGGGGTCCCCTCTTCCGTCGTCACCACCACTCCGTCCGGCATCACCACTCGCGCTTTCAACATCCGTCGGATCAAGGCGATGAGCCGGTCATCTTTCACCAGCTTCCCCAGCCGGGCCAGCAACCGCTCCCAGTGAACCCGATCGAAGAACTTGTCCAGATCCAGGTCCACCACGATCCCGTAGCCCTCCTCCAGATGCCGCTTCGCTTCGGCGATCGCCGTGTGACAGCTCCTGCCCGGCCGGAAACCATGGCTACTCGGGTGAAACGTCGGCTCGTAATGCGGACTGAGCACCTGCGCCACAGCCTGCTGCACGATCCGATCGATCACGTTCGGGATGCCAAGGCCCCTTTCGCCGCCTCCCGTCTTCGGGATCCATACCCTCCGGATGTCTCCCGGTCGGTATTCCCCCGTCGTCAGTTCGCGGCTCAACACCGGCACGATGGCATCCAGGCGCTGCTGCACCTGCTCCACCGTCTGCCGGTCCGGTCCCGGGGCACCGTCGTTCGACGCCACTTTCCGAAACGCCTCCCTCAGGTTCTCTTCTCGCGCCACCTCCTCGATCGTCATCGCGGTCAGGGCTCTTCCTGTCGTGCTCCTCGACTTCGGCACCGCGCGCGGTTGAGGCTGGGGTCGGCCCCTGTCCCTTCCGCCGTCGTCCCCTTTCGGGCTCTCGGCTGTCTCGAGGATCAGTTCAAGCTGCTCTGCCACTTCTCTGGCCGTGGTCCCCTTCCCTCCCCGTCGGGTCGCCCCAACGGTTGAGGCCGCCTTTCGACGGCTTTGCGGTACAACGAGACCATCCGACTCCTCTCGTCCCTTCGTCATCTCGTCCTTTCGTCCTCGACAACTACCGCCCATCCGAATCGGATGCACGGAGGCCGAGAGGTCTCCCCGGGTAAGAACGCGGAACTTCCCCCGGATCACCGTCGTCTCTACTCGTTCCCGCCGACGGATACTGGGCCTGGCATGCTGATGGTCAGCTCACCCACGGGCCACAAGCCTCACAGACGCTTCGCTCTACGCTCGGTGCCGGGTTTCACCTCAGGCTTCCATCGGACGCCTTCTCCTCTCGTTGAACAACGCCCCTGCCTCGTCGGTGTTGGGTTCCCTCCGTCAGGGCCCCAAGAGGACTTCCACCTCCTGTTCCGCGCCCATGCCGGGCGCACCATGCAGCGGACTCGCTACGCTCGCCGCTGATGCCAGACGTTAGCGCCGCGCCCGGCACACCCACGAAATCAATCACCTACCGCGGTGGTTCCTCGTCACCGCTTCGCATCCCGCGGCACTGGGTCGAGGGGGTACGAGGAGGACGGAGGCGGCACCTTCTTTACGAGACCGTCCTGACTCCGGCACTCCGGGACGTGTCAACGACTTTGAGACAGCGACGGGTCGAATTTACTGAACAGCTGGTTCCTTCTCGATGGGCTCGTTCTTCGGGGGGTTGATCCAGGCGGCGGACGGCAGAGCGGGTGGTGTCGGCGGCTTGCTGACGAAGCGTTCCGGGTGGGCCGCGTAGGCGTCGGAGAGGACGGACTGGCGCTGGGCGAGCAGGTCGGCGGCGCGGCCGTAGTGGACGCTCTCCGGGGTGAGCAGCCCGATGCCGGAGTGGCGATGCTCAGCGTTGTACCAGGGGAAGAAGCTCCGGCAGAAGGAGCGGGCGTCCTGGATCGAGCCGAAGCGGCCGGGGAAGTCGGGACGGTACTTGAGAGTGCGGAAATGGCTCTCGGAGAAGGGATTGTCGTCGGAGACGTGAGGG from Holophagales bacterium carries:
- the ltrA gene encoding group II intron reverse transcriptase/maturase, with amino-acid sequence MTIEEVAREENLREAFRKVASNDGAPGPDRQTVEQVQQRLDAIVPVLSRELTTGEYRPGDIRRVWIPKTGGGERGLGIPNVIDRIVQQAVAQVLSPHYEPTFHPSSHGFRPGRSCHTAIAEAKRHLEEGYGIVVDLDLDKFFDRVHWERLLARLGKLVKDDRLIALIRRMLKARVVMPDGVVVTTEEGTPQGGPLSPLLSNIVLDELDWELSRRGHRFVRYADDQNIYVRSQRAGERVMANVRDFIERKLRLKVNLAKSAVAKPEERHFLGFRLRRDPEDGAVEVDLSKRSKERVDEKIRHKTRRNRGQSLWATLRELNEYLKGWIGFFWIVTGETAERTLRNLDAHIRRRLRAVLLKHWRSKRSIARRLIKLGCPPKKAWRTVYEGRRRLWDLSRTAAVQKSLRNEYFEKRGLFSLTAWHGQRWARELAPVQLNLGLELG